The following coding sequences lie in one Thermotoga sp. Mc24 genomic window:
- a CDS encoding ferredoxin, with product MKVRVDADACIGCGVCENLCPDVFQLSDDGKAKVLQPETDLPCAKDAADSCPTGAISVEE from the coding sequence ATGAAGGTAAGAGTTGACGCAGATGCCTGCATTGGATGTGGAGTTTGTGAGAACCTCTGTCCTGACGTTTTCCAGCTCAGTGACGATGGAAAGGCAAAGGTCCTTCAGCCTGAAACAGATCTTCCCTGCGCAAAGGACGCCGCTGACAGCTGTCCAACCGGAGCTATCAGCGTGGAAGAGTGA